gaaaaataattttaaagaaataaaaggaaaaaaaggaaaactaaactaaaaacatAACTGAAACGTTCACTTGGTAGCAGtgacacgcacacgcacacacgtaccCACACATGCTAACACGCATGTGCACATgaaataaaagtacaaattttTGTGAAACAGAAACTGTTTACTTAGGGAAAATGGGAATTCAGATGAAATAGGGTCAGGATCATCTCTTaaggttttctgttattttttcctctttttctctcccgccctcccttcttccctttcccctcctcttttcACAAAAGTGAGTAGAAATTTCTCCCACTCTCCCAACATTTTTCCCACCTCTAGAGTTGTTCCAACAAGGAGGAGCCTGTTCGTTTTATATCATGGTCACATCAGTAATACTGGGACCTGCCAGGGCCAAAATTCATGCATATTCCCAGCCCTGACCCTATCCAGTCTCTCAGTCCATTTCCAGTCCACATTGGGGTTATCATCAGCCTTGGAGAGAAGAGCCAAAATTAGGGTGAGTGGGatataaatgtatattctaagttttagggtttttttaaaagattgttgtgttttttagttaatttttcacccacagaaatgagagaagacaaaaaagaggGGATTATGGGGGAAAGTGTTTACAGGGCTAACtgtattttactaaaaaaaatgtggaaattatTTGACTTCGTTGGGGGAGTGAGGCGGGGGAGGGAAGCCCAAACCAGATCGTACTGTTTTAATGGAGTTGCAGCCCTGCACAGGCATTAGATTTGAGGGCACTGTTCTGTCTGGTGTTGTAGCCATCTCaagaacaaatcaacagcaacaacaacaacaaaaaaaaaaaaaaaaggaaagaaaagaaaacaataaatttttaaaatttaatcagtgtttgtttctccttcctttcacttCCTCAGAGCTCTGAAATGATGGCTAGACAACGTGAGCGAGCAGTCTCAGCCCTTACCTGGGAGACAGCTGTAGATGGAGTTTAGACGGTGGGCCCTGCCCTTGATGCCACGGGCCCTTCATATTTCGGGGGAGCGGCTCTTTCTGCATCTTTTATTTTAGTTCACCCTAAAACTCCTCATGCTACATTTTATTCTTCCATATAGCTCCCATGGGTCCCTGAGCACGTTAAACAGAAACGTGCTGCATGTATTCTTTCTCAACAGCCGCCCAACTAGACTGATTCCTAACCCACTGAGTGCAGAATTTGGTCTtcgaaaaaaagaaacctgtattGCAGTATCATTGACATAGAATAAGCTGCACGGATTTCAGTTCAGTAGTTGATAAGCTTTGACATAGgatacacccatgaaaccatgAACACAATCAAGATAGTGAACATACCTTTACTCCCAAAAGTTTCCTCATGCCTCCTACCATCCTCCAGTagccactgatctgctttctgtcactgtagaTTAGTCTGCATTCTctttagttttatataaatagGGTCACACAGTATGCTACAGTATTGGGTTTTGAGCTAATAAGCTTGACTGTGGAGTTCTGTAGAATATTtggaatcaatgaaacaaacgTTTCTGTATAACATCAGTTGTACTCAGAATTTGATCTGGACAGGATTTGAGACTACACACAATTAAAGACCCACGCCCTTACTTCAGCTAGCTTCCTCCTAGAAAGCAAAGCCAGTCAACGGAGTGCTTATGGAGCCCCACTGACTCATCAGCCTGTAAAGGCAGGCCCTCCTCCTGTTGTGGCCCTGGAGATGGAGGGTGGGTGCTAGGGGAAACCGGGCCAGCAAATACCAGAAATAAAGTCTGGTAGAACAGCATGGAAGCAACTGGTACTGGAAAAAGTAAATAGCCGAATCTGTTTCtcatatttattaattgaaaaatacataaaattgtacTTCTGCCTGTGTTCTTAGACTCTCAAGGAGGAGGTAGCTGCTGGCCTTAAGGATCTGGTATGATACCCAAGTGCCTTTCTCAGAGGGAAATGTGAGGAAGTGAGGCTCAAACTAGGGGACCCCAACATCGGGTTAGACCCATGTCCTGGTGAAGGGGCATGATCCACTGTACTTGTCTCTTTTTGCCTGAGGAATTGGGGGCAACCACAAGAGTGGGCCACTGTGGGACAATTCCCTCTCAACTAGGCCCCCAGGGTTGGTGGAGTTAACTTCTCTGCTCACTGGGGCTAAGAGCTCAGTTCCtccagggagagcagaggagaggcaCATAGAGGAAGATAGCCCTCAAAGCAAAACTGGCTTCCAGCTTCCCTCAGGTGCTATGGGAGAGAGCCTGGAGCTTggacctctcttctctctccttggtGCAAATCCCTTTCCAGAGACCCAGGTAGAGGGCCCTGCAGCTGGTCAAGTGCCCACAGGGCCCATCATACCTTCACATGAGCCCACACAGCCACCTGGGAAGCCTGCGCCAGTCCCTGTCTGCAGTCTCATTGTTGCATGCCAGCTGGGTGCATAGGCCAGGCCCCCTGGCCAGCACTGAGGCCTGCCACGGGAGGGGCCTGGGCCACCGGCTGCAGCTGCTGCTGGGACAGCCAGATGTGATGGAGCTCCTTGAACTGCTCCACCATGCGGTCTTTGAGGTCTGGGTTTGAGATTTGTAGGCGGATACTATCAGCTGACCAAGAAAGCTCCCCTGAGAACATCTCCAGCAACAGCCGGGCTGCTACAGGCACCACCTGGGGGGCAAAGAGGAACAGGGAGAACCTTGGCCGGACGATCAAATCCAGTTGTTCCCAAGGCATCCACCAAGGGGCAGGTGGACTTCATCCACCAGGAACAAGGGGCACCAATTTCTACTTCATAATAAAGGGCAGCTCCAGGCTTTGATTATCTCTGGCTGCCAAGTCCACACTGCCCAGGGAGGCCTAAGCCTCCATCCACCCTAGGGCAAGGGCTGAGCCCCAGGATTCCCCCAATATTCAAGCTTGAGAGAGGAAATGGTGGTCTACCTGTACGGTGATGAGCTTCTTCTCCCGGGGTTTGCGGTCAGGCCACTCCTCCCCAAAGCAGAAGAAGATCTCAAAGGGCGGCGGGGTGTTAGTCTGGCCCTTTTGGAACAGGATGAGCTCTACAGCAAGATCAAGAGCCTTAGAGGCTAGAACCATGCACCTGCACAAGAGAAAGCCACGAGGAATACGACGCAATTTCTCACCATTGAGAAAATGCTCCAGGCTGAAGAGCTTGGTTTTGACCTCCCGCTGGATGGGGTTGGGGTGTGAGCTGTGGGCCGAGGCGCAGGGCCCGCTCCAGAACACCTTGCACTGGCACAGGCGGATGGCATACAGATCTTGGCCTTGCAGCTGGAGTATGAGCCCGCGGTCGAGGACATCCAGCAGCTGGTTTGTGTAGAAGCGCTGCTTGTCGCTGGGGATGTCCTCAGGGCTGGGGAAGCGTACTTGCTCTAGGCTCACGGGGCCGAAGAGCTCTACCTGCTCCTGGGTAGCCTCCAGCTGACTGTAGAAGAGCCGGCAGCCCTGTGGGTTGCTGATGGTGAGGGCCCGGGGTGGTCGCCCCCGGTACTGGAACTTGATCTCCAGGTCAGTCActgtggggcagagggcaggcccAGCCAGTCTGTGAGCCCCACGCCTCCTTGTTCTGCAGCCCCTGACTTACtctgtcctctgctcagcagcagCCAGCCCATCTAGTCGGctctcccacttccttcccccCGACCACCCAGGGAGGGCTTGGCTTGAGCATCTTTGCCCTTTACTACCCTTCTTGCAAACCAACCCCCCAGGCCCACTTTCCTCGGCCCAGCCCTCCTGAGGGTCCTTACGAGGCAGCATGTGGGGGCTGATCAGCAGGTCAGGCAGGAGCTGTTGTTCACCCGTGGGGGGCAGGCCAGCAGCAAGGGGCCCAGGCTGCAGGCTTGGGAGGACCTCGGGGAGAAGTTCCCCAAAGCCAGCagggttgccaggggtggggcccaggaggCTGGGGTTCGGTGCAGGAGGGCCCAGCACCACAGGTGGCTGGAGAGCAGGCGGC
Above is a genomic segment from Mustela nigripes isolate SB6536 chromosome 4, MUSNIG.SB6536, whole genome shotgun sequence containing:
- the IRF5 gene encoding interferon regulatory factor 5, whose protein sequence is MNQPASRAPPPPRRVRLKPWLVAQVNSCQYPGLQWVNGERKFFCIPWRHATRHGPSQDGDNTIFKAWAKETGKYTEGVDEADPAKWKANLRCALNKSRDFRLIYDGPRDMPPQPYKIYEVCSNGSAPAESQPSEDYTCGAGEEEEVEEEENASSGPFLAASACADVLQRMLPSLSITEAVQPGPPVAPYSLPKEEVKWPPALQPPVVLGPPAPNPSLLGPTPGNPAGFGELLPEVLPSLQPGPLAAGLPPTGEQQLLPDLLISPHMLPLTDLEIKFQYRGRPPRALTISNPQGCRLFYSQLEATQEQVELFGPVSLEQVRFPSPEDIPSDKQRFYTNQLLDVLDRGLILQLQGQDLYAIRLCQCKVFWSGPCASAHSSHPNPIQREVKTKLFSLEHFLNELILFQKGQTNTPPPFEIFFCFGEEWPDRKPREKKLITVQVVPVAARLLLEMFSGELSWSADSIRLQISNPDLKDRMVEQFKELHHIWLSQQQLQPVAQAPPVAGLSAGQGAWPMHPAGMQQ